The Pleuronectes platessa chromosome 10, fPlePla1.1, whole genome shotgun sequence genome contains a region encoding:
- the LOC128450087 gene encoding uncharacterized protein LOC128450087 codes for MTAASPVCSTASSHSSPACLPACHRHLRIGKAFQTKLPLRSAPGVWLLLGVVVVVVGMSVAVAGYVSAEPKPVGGRGSTHAERMKLTGPVVMGVGLFIFICAATLLYENRDQEVLKYETSDDLEDLKGRNSWEDSQEQPSFGCQEQWECKDTEQGSWAAPAHTLPLSNQSWGPPLPPALPRTNRHTISSSTTSLNAGGGGKEKVDIEEEEKEEGGSTLLARVLHHQEPTPHPPSPCLSISHSAVCSDSCNSSEIHFNIRTDSPLPHQH; via the coding sequence ATGACTGCAGCCAGTCCAGTCTGCAGCACcgcctcctcccactcctcaccTGCCTGTCTCCCAGCATGCCACAGGCACCTGAGGATAGGCAAGGCCTTCCAGACCAAGCTGCCCCTGCGCTCTGCCCCCGGCGTGTGGCTTCTCCTGGGCGTAGTGGTGGTCGTGGTGGGCATGAGCGTGGCAGTGGCGGGCTATGTGTCCGCCGAGCCGAAGCCCGTGGGAGGCCGTGGCAGCACCCACGCCGAGAGGATGAAGCTGACGGGGCCCGTGGTCATGGGGGTGGGCCTGTTCATCTTCATCTGTGCTGCCACGCTGCTGTACGAGAACCGGGACCAGGAAGTCCTCAAATACGAGACGTCTGACGACCTGGAGGACCTGAAGGGGAGGAACAGCTGGGAGGACTCGCAGGAGCAGCCCAGCTTCGGCTGCCAGGAGCAGTGGGAGTGTAAAGACACAGAGCAGGGATCCTGGGCTGCTCCAGCCCACACACTCCCACTCTCAAACCAGAGCTGggggcctcctcttcctcctgctctgcctCGCACCAACAGACacaccatcagcagcagcacaacatctCTGAatgcaggaggtggaggcaAGGAGAAGGTGGacatagaggaggaggagaaggaggagggagggtcaACCCTACTGGCCCGAGTCTTGCACCATCAGGAACCGACTCCTCACCCACCTTCCCCCTGCCTGTCCATCTCCCACTCCGCCGTCTGCTCGGACTCCTGCAACTCCAGTGAGATCCACTTCAACATACGGACAGACTCTCCTCTGCCGCATCAacactga
- the msh5 gene encoding mutS protein homolog 5, whose product MINYYNSTGPLQTKLFMATLEGLRGGGGRGGGGELVFDRPGINGDEEEDDSAAVLLSVLAQHGEVGLCFYNSENSSLHYMIDMPDNHELQLLARVIQEVSPHVIITSAKQERCMTRFLQQLGSNPDYKPEVVTYPYVDFGLEVSKQRLLSAHLPSLPPSISERDKMSYLSSCISFDSPLMLRTVGALLKCLDRRRVGVELEDSSVRVPILQFNAYSLKGVVFIDRDTYSVLQIFKSELHPSVYKLHSGEKEGLSLYGILNRCRCKFGSRLLRQWFLRPTQDLAVLHRRQEVIRFFSSPQNSDVQSTLQSSLRNIRNIPTLLRRMSLSHTKVTDWQGLYKTVYSTVCIRDTVRHLAQSIQLFREISEGFSDDLHHISSVISRVVDFEASIAENRFTIKPNVDPAIDEKKRRMMGLSDFLTDVARRELEHLEARIPSCCVIYIPLIGFLLTVPRLPSMVEREDFEIEGLDFMFLSEDRLHYRSQRTKELDHLLGDLHCDIRDMETAVMTQLQNSILERSSSLYKVLDLAAELDCLMAMSSASQEYGYTSPKLTSHRSITITQGRHPLLELCAPVFVDNSFQSTESQGRVKIITGPNSSGKSIYLKQVGLIVFMALIGSNVPAKEAEIGLVDGIFTRMQSRESVSVGLSTFMIDLNQMAQALNCSTGNSLVLIDEFGKGTNTVDGLSLLAASMSHWLRKAPVDVPHVLLATNFHSLLQLGLLPSSALLSLLTLETAVDGDELVFLYQLKEGICHSSYAANIATLAGLPVSLVQRGVEVSELYRTGRPIKRIDKASTDEQANRCRSVVERFLNLNLEDKELDLQGFMKDELLPSAGELLNHS is encoded by the exons ATGATTAATTATTATAACTCTACTGGTCCTTTGCAGACTAAACTGTTCATGGCAACACTGGAAGgtttgagaggaggaggaggaagaggaggaggaggagaactagTTTTCGATCGGCCAGGCATAaatggagatgaagaggaggacgacTCAGCTGCA GTTTTACTCAGTGTTTTGGCCCAGCACGGAGAAGTGGGCCTCTGCTTCTACAACAGTGAGAACTCTTCTTTGCACTATATGATAGACATGCCTGACAACCATGAGCTCCAACTGCTGGCCAGAG TTATCCAGGAGGTTAGTCCCCATGTGATCATCACCAGTGCAAAGCAGGAGCGCTGCATGACCCGCTTCCTGCAACAACTGG GTTCAAACCCAGACTACAAACCAGAGGTGGTTACTTATCCATATGTCGACTTTG gtctggaggttagtAAGCAGAGGCTGCTCTCTGCCCATCTTCCTTCTCTTCCGCCTTCCatttcagagagagacaaaatGTCCTACCTCTCCTCTTGCATCTCCTTTGACTCGCCTCTGATG ctgaGGACAGTGGGCGCTTTGCTAAAATGTCTGGACAGGAGGAGAGTGGGAGTGGAACTGGAAGACAGCAGTGTTAGAGTTCCTATCCTGCAGTTCAACGCCTACTCGTT GAAAGGTGTGGTGTTTATTGATCGAGACACGTACAG TGTACTGCAGATCTTTAAGTCTGAACTCCATCCATCTGTGTACAAGCTGCATTCAGGCGAAAAAGAAGGACTCAGTCTTTATG GTATACTAAATCGCTGTAGGTGTAAGTTTGGCTCCAGATTGCTCCG CCAGTGGTTTCTGAGGCCGACACAGGACCTGGCTGTTTTACAccggagacaggaagtgatacgTTTCTTCTCATCGCCTCAGAACTCAGACGTCCAGAGCACTCTGCAGTCTTCACTACGCAACATCAGAAACATACCA acTCTTCTACGCAGGATGTCACTCTCTCACACCAAAGTTACTGACTGGCAAGGTCTCTACAAG acggtgtacagtacagtgtgtaTCAGGGACACAGTGCGGCACCTGGCTCAATCCATTCAGCTCTTTCGTGAAATCAGTGAGGGCTTCTCCGATGACCTCCACCACATCTCCTCCGTCATCAGCCGAGTT GTGGATTTCGAAGCCAGCATCGCCGAGAATCGCTTCACCATCAAACCAAATGTGGACCCTGCTATAGATGAGA agaagaggaggatgatgggaTTGTCCGACTTCCTGACAGATGTCGCCAGAAGAGAGCTGGAGCATCTGGAGGCTCGCATCCCCTCCTGTTGCGTCATCTACATCCCTCTG ATTGGATTCCTGCTCACTGTTCCTCGCCTGCCCAGTATGGTGGAGAGGGAGGATTTTGAGATAGAGGGGCTTGATTTTATG TTTCTCTCAGAGGACCGTCTGCACTACCGCAGCCAGAGAACCAAGGAGTTAGACCACCTCCTGGGAGACCTGCACTGTGACATCAGAG ACATGGAGACGGCAGTGATGACACAACTGCAAAACTCAATCCTGGAGCGGAGCAGCTCCCTCTACAAG gtCCTGGATCTCGCTGCAGAGCTCGACTGTCTGATGGCTATGAGCAGCGCCTCCCAGGAGTATGGCTATACCTCACCTAAGCTTACCAGCCACAGGAGCATAACAATCACACAGGGCAG ACATCCACTGTTGGAGCTGTGCGCTCCTGTGTTTGTGGACAACTCCTTCCAGAGCACAGAGTCGCAAGGCAGAGTCAAGATCATCACGGGACCCAACTCATCTGGCAAGAGCATCTACCTCAAACAG GTGGGTCTGATTGTGTTCATGGCTCTGATTGGTTCAAACGTGCCGGCGAAGGAGGCGGAGATCGGCCTGGTGGATGGGATCTTCACCCGCATGCAGAGCAGAGAGTCTGTGTCCGTGGGCCTCAGCACCTTCATGATTGACCTCAACCAG ATGGCCCAGGCTCTCAACTGCAGTACTGGCAACTCATTAGTTCTCATCGATGAATTTGGAAAAGGAACTAACACA GTGGACGGGCTGTCGCTGCTGGCTGCATCCATGTCTCACTGGCTGAGGAAAGCTCCAGTGGACGTTCCTCACGTCCTGTTGGCTACTAACTTCCACAGCTTGCTGCAGCTGGGCCTTCTACCCTCCTCTGCCCTGCTGTCTCTCCTG actcTAGAGACAGCAGTGGACGGGGATGAGTTGGTGTTTCTGTACCAGTTGAAAGAAGGGATATGTCACTCCAGCTATGCTGCCAACATCGCAACTCTGGCAGGCCTGCCAGTTAGTCTTGTACAAAGAGGAGtggag GTGTCTGAACTTTACAGGACAGGAAGACCCATCAAACGCATTGACAAAGCTTCAACAGATGAGCAGGCAAACCG GTGCAGGtctgtggtggagaggtttcTGAACCTCAACCTGGAGGACAAAGAGTTGGATCTGCAGGGCTTCATGAAGGACGAGctcctgccctctgctggagagCTGCTGAACCACAGCTGA
- the LOC128449694 gene encoding B-cell receptor CD22 isoform X1, translating into MDALNRRLFLVWLCFNVAQTEASSWTINVPSTVKGHPGSCVVIHCSYNYPDNGKKATQFTGIWTDATHHVVYHPVKSNIAPQYRDRTEMLGNIEHKNCSLKIDPLQQSDQGPIVFRIEMEHLDKFSYKDHQVSITMIGKVDVAISLSEDLVEGQLVVAYCSVSPSCPTSLPVFRWSHSGEEHFHSLEFDDDQWKAKAALTFHPTSADHNKYLQCTVHHSGGQQQKTSKLLQVKHAPVNVRVEYKSDVKEGEAVQLTCTSDAHPPASSYEWFSETGAQLHRGNQYTMPNVSRHMGALYCTAINTVGRNNSSPVRLTVLYAPEIKSISSCSSEGKMVKCVCIADSEPPCMVHFVLSERVLPGTKIERHGSVTIGTLQAEFESSEYVHCLANNTVGNGSLVLSLPLTGAMQSLYIAIAIGAGVLLVILLMAVRLVKKCRGTSGETPTPHLSGVRESKEELSECATVQRKDMNYAVVTKPSHFVDDPVYGNVETDWDDAIYANV; encoded by the exons ATGGACGCTTTGAATCGGCGTCTGTTCTTAGTGTGGCTCTGCTTTAACG TAGCTCAAACCGAAGCTTCGTCTTGGACCATTAACGTGCCGTCCACAGTTAAAGGTCACCCTGGCTCCTGTGTGGTGATTCATTGCTCTTACAACTACCCAGATAATGGAAAGAAGGCGACTCAATTCACAGGGATTTGGACCGATGCCACGCATCATGTTGTGTATCACCCAGTCAAGTCTAATATTGCGCCACAGTATCGGGATCGCACAGAGATGCTGGGAAACATCGAGCACAAGAACTGTTCACTGAAGATTGATCCGCTCCAGCAAAGTGACCAAGGGCCGATTGTGTTCAGGATTGAGATGGAACACTTGGATAAGTTTTCTTACAAAGATCACCAAGTCAGCATTACAATGATTG GTAAAGTCGATGTGGCTATCTCACTGTCAGAGGACTTAGTTGAGGGTCAGCTTGTGGTGGCGTACTGCTCCGTGTCTCCCTCCTGTCCCACCTCCCTTCCTGTCTTCAGATGGAGTCACTCTGGAGAGGAACATTttcattctctggagtttgacgACGACCAGTGGAAAGCGAAGGCTGCTCTGACCTTTCACCCGACCAGCGCTGACCACAACAAGTATTTACAGTGCACCGTACACCACAgcggagggcagcagcagaaaaCGTCCAAGCTCCTCCAGGTTAAAC ACGCCCCAGTGAATGTGAGGGTTGAGTACAAGTCTGATGTGAAGGAGGGAGAAGCCGTGCAGCTGACATGCACCAGCGACGCTCATCCTCCCGCCAGCAGCTATGAGTGGTTCAGTGAAACTGGTGCTCAGCTGCATCGGGGAAACCAATACACGATGCCAAACGTCTCCAGACACATGGGTGCATTGTACTGCACCGCCATCAATACAGTGGGACGAAATAATTCCAGCCCTGTGCGTCTCACTGTGTTGT ATGCCCCTGAGATTAAGAgcatctcctcctgctcctcagagggaaagatggtaaagtgtgtgtgcattgctgactcCGAACCTCCCTGCATGGTCCATTTTGTGCTTTCTGAAAGAGTCCTACCAGGTACCAAGATAGAGAGACACGGCTCTGTCACCATCGGAACCCTGCAGGCCGAGTTTGAATCCTCTGAGTATGTCCACTGTCTGGCAAACAACACGGTGGGCAACGGCAGCCTCGTACTCTCACTACCTCTGACCG GTGCGATGCAGAGTCTCTATATCGCCATCGCCATCGGGGCAGGCGTGCTCCTGGTGATACTTTTAATGGCTGTGAGACTTGTTAAAAAATG CAGGGGGACATCTGGAGAAACACCAACACCTCACCTGAGCGGTGTGAGGGAAAGCAAAGAAGAGCTCTCTGAATGTGCTACAGTCCAAAG AAAAGACATGAACTACGCGGTGGTAACGAAACCGTCACATTTTGTCGACGATCCTGTGTATGGCAACGTGGAG ACTGATTGGGATGACGCGATCTACGCCAACGTGTAA
- the LOC128449694 gene encoding B-cell receptor CD22 isoform X2 produces the protein MDALNRRLFLVWLCFNAQTEASSWTINVPSTVKGHPGSCVVIHCSYNYPDNGKKATQFTGIWTDATHHVVYHPVKSNIAPQYRDRTEMLGNIEHKNCSLKIDPLQQSDQGPIVFRIEMEHLDKFSYKDHQVSITMIGKVDVAISLSEDLVEGQLVVAYCSVSPSCPTSLPVFRWSHSGEEHFHSLEFDDDQWKAKAALTFHPTSADHNKYLQCTVHHSGGQQQKTSKLLQVKHAPVNVRVEYKSDVKEGEAVQLTCTSDAHPPASSYEWFSETGAQLHRGNQYTMPNVSRHMGALYCTAINTVGRNNSSPVRLTVLYAPEIKSISSCSSEGKMVKCVCIADSEPPCMVHFVLSERVLPGTKIERHGSVTIGTLQAEFESSEYVHCLANNTVGNGSLVLSLPLTGAMQSLYIAIAIGAGVLLVILLMAVRLVKKCRGTSGETPTPHLSGVRESKEELSECATVQRKDMNYAVVTKPSHFVDDPVYGNVETDWDDAIYANV, from the exons ATGGACGCTTTGAATCGGCGTCTGTTCTTAGTGTGGCTCTGCTTTAACG CTCAAACCGAAGCTTCGTCTTGGACCATTAACGTGCCGTCCACAGTTAAAGGTCACCCTGGCTCCTGTGTGGTGATTCATTGCTCTTACAACTACCCAGATAATGGAAAGAAGGCGACTCAATTCACAGGGATTTGGACCGATGCCACGCATCATGTTGTGTATCACCCAGTCAAGTCTAATATTGCGCCACAGTATCGGGATCGCACAGAGATGCTGGGAAACATCGAGCACAAGAACTGTTCACTGAAGATTGATCCGCTCCAGCAAAGTGACCAAGGGCCGATTGTGTTCAGGATTGAGATGGAACACTTGGATAAGTTTTCTTACAAAGATCACCAAGTCAGCATTACAATGATTG GTAAAGTCGATGTGGCTATCTCACTGTCAGAGGACTTAGTTGAGGGTCAGCTTGTGGTGGCGTACTGCTCCGTGTCTCCCTCCTGTCCCACCTCCCTTCCTGTCTTCAGATGGAGTCACTCTGGAGAGGAACATTttcattctctggagtttgacgACGACCAGTGGAAAGCGAAGGCTGCTCTGACCTTTCACCCGACCAGCGCTGACCACAACAAGTATTTACAGTGCACCGTACACCACAgcggagggcagcagcagaaaaCGTCCAAGCTCCTCCAGGTTAAAC ACGCCCCAGTGAATGTGAGGGTTGAGTACAAGTCTGATGTGAAGGAGGGAGAAGCCGTGCAGCTGACATGCACCAGCGACGCTCATCCTCCCGCCAGCAGCTATGAGTGGTTCAGTGAAACTGGTGCTCAGCTGCATCGGGGAAACCAATACACGATGCCAAACGTCTCCAGACACATGGGTGCATTGTACTGCACCGCCATCAATACAGTGGGACGAAATAATTCCAGCCCTGTGCGTCTCACTGTGTTGT ATGCCCCTGAGATTAAGAgcatctcctcctgctcctcagagggaaagatggtaaagtgtgtgtgcattgctgactcCGAACCTCCCTGCATGGTCCATTTTGTGCTTTCTGAAAGAGTCCTACCAGGTACCAAGATAGAGAGACACGGCTCTGTCACCATCGGAACCCTGCAGGCCGAGTTTGAATCCTCTGAGTATGTCCACTGTCTGGCAAACAACACGGTGGGCAACGGCAGCCTCGTACTCTCACTACCTCTGACCG GTGCGATGCAGAGTCTCTATATCGCCATCGCCATCGGGGCAGGCGTGCTCCTGGTGATACTTTTAATGGCTGTGAGACTTGTTAAAAAATG CAGGGGGACATCTGGAGAAACACCAACACCTCACCTGAGCGGTGTGAGGGAAAGCAAAGAAGAGCTCTCTGAATGTGCTACAGTCCAAAG AAAAGACATGAACTACGCGGTGGTAACGAAACCGTCACATTTTGTCGACGATCCTGTGTATGGCAACGTGGAG ACTGATTGGGATGACGCGATCTACGCCAACGTGTAA
- the LOC128449699 gene encoding uncharacterized protein LOC128449699 translates to MISLTSRAFSQRMESLVPLAMKLPALIDLSLILILTSYSKGQKWDINLTQRINATKGSTVTILCIFTYPKEYHTNDVQVYWKRRERSSFKTGDKDENQFVLHTNETFVVEKYRGNTELIGKKDEGHCSLKIRNVTYNEPSLYVRVIAKGQNYSFLRKPVSISVSGVAPDFPSQGTNPPLFTFATTIMPMNQDYSTLYAAITVPLSVLLLFVVVVSAVCCHKKCKKSQSFTREESVYYANFSRASEDPAQRVASCENQQNKALSEPKMIDEPIYANTEALTDQVEEDHVQNVYGNVDYS, encoded by the exons ATGATTTCACTAACATCAAGAGCATTTTCACAACGCATGGAGTCTCTGGTCCCTCTCGCA ATGAAGCTGCCGGCTCTGATTGATCTGAGTCTCATATTGATCCTGACCTCCTACTCAAAAG GTCAAAAATGGGATATCAATCTCACTCAACGCATTAATGCAACAAAGGGCTCAACCGTGACCATACTGTGCATATTTACTTATCCGAAAGAATACCACACCAATGATGTTCAGGTTTACTGGAAAAGACGTGAGAGAAGCAGCTTCAAAACCGGAGACAAAGACGAAAACCAGTTTGTCCTTCATACGAATGAAACGTTCGTGGTGGAGAAATACAGAGGAAACACCGAGCTCATcggaaaaaaagatgaaggacACTGCTCCCTCAAGATTCGGAATGTCACCTATAATGAACCTAGTCTCTATGTGAGAGTCATCGCAAAGGGTCAAAACTACAGCTTCTTAAGGAAACCTGTGTCCATTTCAGTGTCTG GTGTTGCACCTGACTTTCCCAGCCAAG GTACAAACCCCCCATTGTTCACCTTCGCAACCACAATCA TGCCTATGAACCAGGACTACTCAACCCTGTATGCAGCCATCACTGTTCCACTTTctgttcttctcctctttgtcgTCGTCGTCTCTGCAGTTTGCTGTCacaaaaagtgcaaaaa GTCACAATCTTTCACCAGGGAGGAATCTGTATACTATGCAAATTTTAGCAGAGCATCAGAGGACCCAGCCCAACG aGTGGCATCCTGtgaaaatcaacaaaacaaagcatTATCTGAACCGAAAATGATTGATGAGCCCATCTACGCCAACACCGAG GCCCTTACAGATCAGGTGGAAGAGGATCACGTACAAAATGTTTACGGAAATGTAGATTACTCATAA